The DNA sequence CGTCGGGGGTGCGGGCCCGGTCGCCCGGCGTGTCGCCGGTGAGGCGGTGGATCTCGAGTGCTCGCACCACACGGCGAGGGTTCGCCAGGTCGACCCTCCGTCCCGCCTCCGAATCGATCGCCTCGAGGGCGGCGACGGCCTCCGCATTGTCGAGGCTCTCCAACTCCCCACGGACGTCCGGGTCGTGCGGCGGGAAGTCGAGCGGATCGACGAGTGATCGAAAGTGGAGCCCCGACCCCCCTGCGATGACTACGGGCGCCCCTCGCCTTTCGACGGCGTGCAGCGCGGCGCGTGCGTCCTCCTGATACTCGGCAACGCTGTACGCCGACGCCGGCTCGACCACGTCGATCATGTGGTGGGGCACATCGGCGCGGTCGCCGATGCTCGGCTTGGCCGTCCCGATGTCCATACCGCGATAGACCTGCATCGAGTCGACCGAGATGATCTCGCTGCCAGACAGCTTCGCCAGCGCCGCAGCGATCTCCGACTTGCCCGAGGCCGTCGGGCCGAGCACCGCCAGCGCTCTCAGGGGGCGCCCCGGCCGACGAGGTGGTGGGGAGCGGCTCTGGTGATCTCGACGTCGACGACTGCACCGGGCGATGCATCCGTCGGGAGGTGGACGGCCTTGCCGCCCCTGGTCCGGGCCGTGACGACCGAGGGATCCTTCTTCGAGGGGCCCTCGACCATCACTTCGACGACGGAGCCGACCATCGCCTCGTTGCACTCCAGGCCGATGGTGCCCTGCAGCGCCACCAGGCGATCGAACCGATCCCGCACGACCTCGGCCGGGACCTGATCGGACATCGTGGCCGCCGGCGTGCCCGGGCGCGGTGAGTACTGGAACATGAAGGCGCTGTCGAATCGGGCAGCCGCGACGACGTCGAGCGTCGCCTGGAAGTCGGACTCCGTCTCGCCGGGGAACCCCACGATGATGTCGGTGGACGTCGTGAGCCCTGGGATGGCGTCGCGCGCCATCGCCAGCTTGTCGAGGAACCGGGTGGCGCTGTACCCGCGGTGCATGGCGGCGAGGACCCGATCGCTCCCCGATTGGAGCGGGAGGTGGAGTTGCTCGCACACGACCGCGGTGTCGGCCATGGCGGCGGCGACGTCCTCCCGGAAGTCCTTGGGGTGGGGGCTCGTGTAGCGGACCCGCCGCAGCCCCTCGATGGAGTCCATGCGGCGAAGCAGGTCGGCGAACAACGGCTTGCGGCCGTTCAACTCCAGGTCGCGCCCGTATGAGTTGACGTTCTGGCCGAGGAGCGTGACCTCGACGACGCCTTCGGAGACGAGGGTCGCCACCTCCGAGATGACGTCTCCCGGCCTGCGGCTGATCTCCCTGCCGCGCACGATGGGGACGATGCAGAACGTGCACGAGTTGTTGCACCCGATCGTGATCGTCACCCAGGCCGAGTGCTCCGACTCCCGGGTAACCGGCAGCGCCGACGGCAGGTCGTCCACGGACCGGGTTTCATCCCAGATCTCGGTGATCGGCCCCCATTCCTCCGCCCTGTCGAGGAGGTCGAGCACCCGGTGCGTGTTGTGGGTGCCGAAGACGACGTCGACCCATCCTGCCCGGTCCTGGATCGACTCCTTGTCCTTTTGCGCCATGCAGCCGCCGACGACGATCTGCATCCCCGGCCGTTGCGCCTTGACCCGCTTGAGCGCCCCGAGGTAGCCGTAGAGCTTCTGGTCGGCGTTCTCTCGGATCGTGCACGTGTTCAGCACGACGACGTCGGCGTCCTCGGGACGCCGGACGGGCGACATGCCGTCCGCTTGGAGGAGCCCTCGGATTCGCTCGGAGTCGTGCTCGTTCATCTGGCACCCGAAGGTGCGGATGAAGTACGTCCGTCCGAGGCGAGTCGGCGGTCGCACGACCTTGCGTGCCGGCATTCCGAGCATCACTGTGTCGGTCACGGAGCCACCCCGGTCCTCGTCTGTTGCCGCCTCGGCCGCGGCGCCGTCAGCGGGCGTAGTCCTTGGCTCGGAACTCGCGGATGACGGTCACCTCGATCTGGCCCGGATACTGTAAGTCCTCCTCGAACCGGCGGGCGATCGTGCGGGCCAACTCGGAAGCGGCGAGATCGTCCACCGACCCAGGGTCGACGACGACCCTGATCTCCCTCCCGGCCTGCATGGCGAAGACCCTGTCGACACCCGTGTAGCTCGCGGCGATCTCTTCGAGTTGCCCGAGGCGCTTGACGTACGCCTCCAGTGCCTCGCGCCGCGCTCCGGGCCGGGCCGCCGAGACGGCGTCGGCCGCCTGGACGAGCACGGCCGTCAACGTCCTCGGCTCCACCTCGTTGTGGTGCGCCTCGATGGCGTGGACGATGGAGGCGTCCTCCCCGAACCGCCGGGCGATCTCTGCTCCGATGAGGGCGTGGGACCCTCCGACCTCGTGGCTGACGGCCTTGCCGATGTCGTGGAGGAAGGCCGCCCGCTTCGCCTCGGTCGGGTCGATGCCGAGCTCGGAAGCCAGCATCCCGGCGATGTGCGCCGACTCGACGAGGTGATTCAGCACGTTCTGACCGTACGACGTGCGGTACTTGAGGCGGCCGAGCAGCTGGATGATCTCGGGATGGAGGCGGGTGAGCCCCACTTCGAGGAGCGCCCACTCGCCCGCGTCGCGGATGCTCTCGTCGACCTGTGCCTTGGCCTTCTCGTACGCCTCCTCGATCGATGCGGGGTGGATGCGGCCGTCCTCGACGAGCCGCTCGAGGGCGATGCGGGCGATCTCGCGGCGCACCGGGTCGAAGGTCGAGACGGATACGGACTCCGGCGTGTCGTCGACGACGAGGTTCACCCCCGTGACGGCCTCGAAGGTGCGGATGTTGCGACCGTCCCTGCCGATGATCCTGCCCTTCATATCGTCCGACGGGAGGGGCACGACCGACACGGTCGTCTCGGTGACCACCTCGGCGGCGAGACGCTGGACCGCGGTGGCGAGGATCCTCCTCGCCCGGCGGTCGGCCTCCTCGCGGGCCTTCAGCTCGAGGTCGCGCACCGCCACCATCGCCTCGCGGCGCGCCTCGTCCTGGACCCTCTGCAGCAGCTCTTCCTTGGCGGCCCGGCTGTC is a window from the Acidimicrobiia bacterium genome containing:
- the rny gene encoding ribonuclease Y; translation: MEQWGLVALIAVLVGLVSFFAGREMHRRRTTEATAAAERTLADARVEAQRILSRAEEEARALAESHRERELAGLEHRRLEVGTLEDRMAQRESTLEQRASNLAQREELMVDKEKEIGQVRGDAERMREDARAHLEHVAGFDSRAAKEELLQRVQDEARREAMVAVRDLELKAREEADRRARRILATAVQRLAAEVVTETTVSVVPLPSDDMKGRIIGRDGRNIRTFEAVTGVNLVVDDTPESVSVSTFDPVRREIARIALERLVEDGRIHPASIEEAYEKAKAQVDESIRDAGEWALLEVGLTRLHPEIIQLLGRLKYRTSYGQNVLNHLVESAHIAGMLASELGIDPTEAKRAAFLHDIGKAVSHEVGGSHALIGAEIARRFGEDASIVHAIEAHHNEVEPRTLTAVLVQAADAVSAARPGARREALEAYVKRLGQLEEIAASYTGVDRVFAMQAGREIRVVVDPGSVDDLAASELARTIARRFEEDLQYPGQIEVTVIREFRAKDYAR
- the miaA gene encoding tRNA (adenosine(37)-N6)-dimethylallyltransferase MiaA is translated as MLGPTASGKSEIAAALAKLSGSEIISVDSMQVYRGMDIGTAKPSIGDRADVPHHMIDVVEPASAYSVAEYQEDARAALHAVERRGAPVVIAGGSGLHFRSLVDPLDFPPHDPDVRGELESLDNAEAVAALEAIDSEAGRRVDLANPRRVVRALEIHRLTGDTPGDRARTPDAVAVAEYRAAVPFVAVGLDPGDELADRVERRMDAMLAAGFVDEVAALLPRLGPTAREAVGYKQLIPVVEGTVTASQGRRQAIRATLALAKRQRTFFRRDPRIRWLPWNDDPGARLSAALAALEELRWTS
- the miaB gene encoding tRNA (N6-isopentenyl adenosine(37)-C2)-methylthiotransferase MiaB, with translation MTDTVMLGMPARKVVRPPTRLGRTYFIRTFGCQMNEHDSERIRGLLQADGMSPVRRPEDADVVVLNTCTIRENADQKLYGYLGALKRVKAQRPGMQIVVGGCMAQKDKESIQDRAGWVDVVFGTHNTHRVLDLLDRAEEWGPITEIWDETRSVDDLPSALPVTRESEHSAWVTITIGCNNSCTFCIVPIVRGREISRRPGDVISEVATLVSEGVVEVTLLGQNVNSYGRDLELNGRKPLFADLLRRMDSIEGLRRVRYTSPHPKDFREDVAAAMADTAVVCEQLHLPLQSGSDRVLAAMHRGYSATRFLDKLAMARDAIPGLTTSTDIIVGFPGETESDFQATLDVVAAARFDSAFMFQYSPRPGTPAATMSDQVPAEVVRDRFDRLVALQGTIGLECNEAMVGSVVEVMVEGPSKKDPSVVTARTRGGKAVHLPTDASPGAVVDVEITRAAPHHLVGRGAP